From a region of the Gossypium raimondii isolate GPD5lz chromosome 10, ASM2569854v1, whole genome shotgun sequence genome:
- the LOC105775201 gene encoding F-box protein CPR1 isoform X2, giving the protein MQRPRFELPEALVMEILSKLPVKSLTRFNCVCKYWCSSFQTPYFISNNYHNNLNLLLSLCGGNTFQRYFSQLSNEKYQNYIVKQNIHLPFFKHDRPSVYGACHGLLCLLDPSKDKAAIWNPSTREFKILPPSSIQRPPYFSPFDETYLTLDDVEFNHAAFGFDSKTDDYKVIRFVTLTFVNSEEEYPHPHFMYQVELYSLRSNSWKEIPSPDYKPTEKTLGNNYVDGICYWKTGTGAYLDFRGLILSFDMGNEKFSILPIPEFVGSFPEYYVNLLVFNRSLGAIVYPKERIDTSFDLWVTSEGVWTKQFNIKSISGVVHLLGFGKNGDLFLTDTNDEVLLFDASTQELKELEINTYLDHYRFDISLHAYLESLVRINGIQEIEKHVIRQPARDASNEY; this is encoded by the coding sequence GTTTGAATTGCCAGAAGCTTTGGTTATGGAAATTCTGTCAAAGCTTCCAGTTAAATCCCTTACTCGCTTCAACTGTGTTTGTAAGTATTGGTGTTCTTCTTTTCAAACTCCTTATTTCATTTCCAATAATTATCACAACAACCTTAATCTACTGCTTAGTCTCTGTGGTGGTAACACCTTCCAACGTTATTTCTCTCAActttcaaatgaaaaatatcaaaattatatagtaAAACAAAACATTCACTTGCCCTTTTTTAAGCATGATCGCCCCTCTGTTTATGGTGCTTGTCATGGATTATTGTGTTTACTTGATCCTTCAAAGGATAAGGCTGCCATTTGGAACCCATCAACCAGAGAGTTTAAAATCCTTCCACCATCTTCAATCCAACGCCCTCCATATTTTTCCCCATTCGATGAAACCTACCTTACTTTAGATGACGTTGAATTTAACCACGCTGCTTTTGGGTTTGATTCTAAAACTGATGACTACAAAGTCATACGATTTGTTACTCTTACTTTTGTTAATAGTGAAGAAGAATATCCACATCCTCATTTTATGTACCAAGTTGAGTTGTATTCTCTTAGAAGTAATTCCTGGAAGGAAATTCCATCTCCTGATTATAAACCAACTGAAAAAACTTTGGGAAATAATTATGTAGACGGAATTTGCTATTGGAAAACAGGGACAGGGGCATATCTTGATTTTAGAGGACTAATTCTTTCATTTGACATGGGGAATGAGAAGTTCTCAATTTTACCTATCCCAGAATTCGTTGGGTCTTTCCCAGAATACTATGTTAATCTATTGGTGTTTAATAGATCACTTGGTGCTATTGTTTACCCAAAGGAAAGAATTGACACGTCTTTTGATTTATGGGTTACAAGTGAAGGAGTGtggactaaacaattcaatattaaatCCATTTCTGGAGTTGTACACCTATTGGGATTTGGAAAAAATGGTGACTTGTTTCTTACAGACACAAATGATGAAGTACTCCTATTTGACGCCTCCACCCAAGAGCTTAAGGAGCTTGAGATTAATACTTATCTAGATCATTATCGGTTCGATATCTCCCTTCATGCTTATTTAGAGAGCCTGGTTCGTATCAATGGAATACAAGAGATTGAGAAACATGTAATACGTCAACCAGCGAGAGATGCATCAAATGAATACTAA
- the LOC105775209 gene encoding dirigent protein 4 encodes MRGTYMLVWILIICLSQVAVQSQYYSKSLPYHPKPVKVTNLHFFLHETLGSENPTAVVIAQANIPSNHNNSSVPFATLYALDDPLKIGSEHDSEVIGNAQGLTVYAGTNTTDAVMYVDFGFTTGKFKGSSISIFSRNPTGEIEREVAVIGGRGQFKMATGFALLKAYFINATNVIIEYNVTVIHY; translated from the coding sequence ATGAGAGGAACATATATGTTGGTTTGGATTCTGATCATCTGCCTCTCCCAAGTAGCAGTGCAGAGCCAATACTACTCGAAGAGCCTACCATATCATCCCAAGCCAGTTAAGGTCACCAATCTTCACTTCTTTTTACACGAAACTCTCGGCAGTGAAAACCCAACAGCAGTGGTGATAGCCCAAGCTAACATCCCAAGCaaccacaataattcatcaGTGCCATTTGCTACCCTATATGCCCTTGATGATCCCCTCAAGATAGGTTCTGAGCATGACTCTGAGGTGATTGGAAATGCTCAGGGACTTACGGTCTATGCCGGAACAAATACAACCGATGCAGTGATGTACGTAGATTTTGGATTTACTACCGGTAAGTTTAAAGGCAGCTCTATAAGCATATTTTCAAGGAATCCGACAGGAGAGATAGAACGTGAGGTTGCGGTGATTGGAGGAAGAGGACAATTCAAGATGGCAACAGGGTTTGCACTACTTAAGGCATACTTTATAAATGCCACTAATGTCATTATTGAATACAACGTGACTGTAATTCATTACTAA
- the LOC128033840 gene encoding disease resistance-like protein DSC1: protein MEQLWNGDNHQDLVSLKEIDLFDCKNLRKIPSLLGAINLKSLCCMGCESLVELPCLTHLASLESFDLDGCHNLKKIPEIPSHFHYLDLEGTRIEEVPDSIEHLIWLRRLRLRNSRVKNVSNNILKLESLYDLELSHCPITKFPEIPKSLCSLNLSKTQIEQVSLSFDYVGNLADLDMSGSSIQKLQCNISLSGSRKIPTIDVPSSILWFESLRNLTMNHCKSLKLLLDLPPHLWRLDARDCPSLEKVSFIQQHGFLGDPYKLCMMFFNCINLNQDSIDSIEANAMFKIGSIAETWAGQNIFLPSLVSCFPGTEISANKFESQNVYSFLTLKIAPNVCGKRRFLAFAICLVADLTHCSGFEKLELTCEYQLTVSSCSDGGGGYEKFKSVLYDGGSLESEWNCMGDHVLILFQEDMVKEDKNYEEATFEFYIRSYSYNEEGEKICLHDFKVKKCGVHVFYVGAKSCADGNVESSENSNLNEMSNDESDDSFYSAEEAFFEEANSDTQKRLYLLCFVILNFMTVICRFHKTCKKVKRDTDSILYWN, encoded by the exons ATGGAACAACTTTGGAATGGAGATAATCATCAG GATCTTGTTAGTTTAAAGGAAATTGACCTTTTTGATTGCAAGAATTTAAGAAAGATTCCTAGTCTACTCGGGGCAATCAACCTTAAAAGCCTTTGCTGTATGGGGTGCGAAAGTTTGGTTGAACTTCCTTGCCTGACTCATTTGGCTTCTCTTGAAAGTTTTGATCTTGATGGATGTCATAATCTCAAGAAGATTCCTGAGATCCCAAGTCATTTTCATTACTTGGATTTAGAAGGAACGAGAATAGAGGAAGTGCCTGATTCAATTGAACATCTCATCTGGCTTAGACGATTACGGTTGAGAAACTCAAGGGTTAAAAATGTGTCCAACAATATTTTGAAGTTGGAATCCCTTTATGATTTGGAACTTAGTCATTGCCCAATCACCAAATTTCCAGAAATCCCAAAAAGCTTATGTAGTTTGAACTTATCAAAGACTCAAATTGAACAAGTGTCCTTGTCTTTCGACTACGTAGGTAATCTTGCAGACTTGGATATGAGCGGCTCAAGTATTCAAAAGCTACAGTGCAATATTTCCCTCTCTGGTTCAAGAAAGATTCCAACCATTGATGTGCCCTCATCAATCTTATGGTTTGAAAGCCTTCGAAATTTGACGATGAATCATTGCAAGAGCCTTAAATTACTCTTAGATCTTCCACCACATTTATGGCGCTTGGATGCACGTGACTGCCCATCATTAGAAAAAGTATCGTTCATACAACAACACGGTTTTCTTGGTGAtccttataagttatgcatgaTGTTCTTCAATTGCATTAATTTGAATCAAGATTCAATTGATAGCATTGAGGCAAATGCCATGTTCAAAATTGGATCCATAGCAGAGACATGGGCAGggcaaaatatttttcttccatCATTGGTTTCATGTTTCCCGGGAACAGAAATTTCAGCAAATAAGTTCGAGTCCCAGAACGTGTATTCTTTCTTAACATTGAAGATAGCACCAAATGTGTGTGGTAAGAGAAGATTCTTGGCTTTTGCTATCTGCCTTGTGGCCGATCTCACCCACTGTAGTGGTTTCGAAAAACTTGAACTTACCTGTGAATACCAACTGACAGTCTCTAGTTGTAgtgatggtggtggtggttATGAAAAGTTCAAAAGTGTGTTATATGACGGTGGGAGTTTAGAGTCAGAGTGGAACTGCATGGGTGATCACGTATTGATTCTATTTCAAGAGGATATGGTTAAAGAAGACAAGAATTATGAAGAGGCAACATTTGAATTCTACATCAGAAGTTATAGCTACAATGAAGAGGGTGAAAAAATATGTCTCCATGATTTCAAGGTAAAGAAATGCGGTGTTCATGTATTTTACGTGGGTGCAAAGAGTTGTGCCGATGGCAATGTTGAATCCAGTGAAAACTCCAACTTAAATGAGATGAGCAATGATGAATCCGACGATAGTTTTTACTCTGCCGAAGAAGCTTTTTTTGAGGAAGCCAATAGTGATACACAAAAGAGGCtttatttgttatgttttgttattttgaattttatgactGTGATCTGTAGATTCCATAAAACTTGCAAGAAAGTCAAGCGGGACACAGATTCAATACTCTACTGGAATTGA